From Prevotella melaninogenica, the proteins below share one genomic window:
- a CDS encoding LPS export ABC transporter periplasmic protein LptC — protein MRSSLYSFFIGLVLFTASYAMVSCSEEREHTAPAIHDRDSVPVMTTYGVNTLISDSGVIKYRIVTERWEINENRRPSRWTFNKGILLTQFDLKKHVVGYIQCDSAVYFDKDRRWELRGRVRILTAQGLNFYSNELYWDERNHEMWSYSYSHLKTPDKELQGNWFHSDEQMTNYEIRQTKGWGIFSNNEFMSPAGSPPFTPIDTTRVDSMKGPVVKQK, from the coding sequence ATGCGTTCAAGCCTTTATTCATTTTTTATTGGATTAGTATTATTTACAGCGAGCTATGCTATGGTTTCCTGTTCGGAGGAACGTGAGCATACCGCTCCTGCTATTCATGACCGTGACTCTGTGCCGGTTATGACTACATATGGTGTCAATACACTTATCTCAGATTCAGGCGTTATCAAATATCGTATTGTTACTGAGCGTTGGGAAATTAATGAGAATAGAAGACCTTCACGTTGGACTTTCAATAAAGGAATCCTACTTACTCAGTTTGATTTGAAGAAACATGTAGTGGGTTATATTCAATGTGACTCTGCTGTTTACTTTGATAAGGACCGTCGTTGGGAACTAAGAGGGCGTGTAAGAATCCTTACAGCGCAAGGGCTTAATTTCTATAGCAATGAACTCTATTGGGATGAGCGTAACCATGAGATGTGGTCATATTCTTATTCACACCTCAAGACACCTGATAAGGAATTGCAAGGAAACTGGTTCCATAGCGATGAGCAGATGACAAATTACGAGATACGACAGACAAAAGGGTGGGGCATCTTCTCTAATAATGAGTTTATGTCGCCTGCTGGTTCTCCTCCCTTTACGCCTATTGATACCACACGTGTTGATAGCATGAAAGGTCCTGTAGTTAAACAAAAGTAA